A part of Desulfobacter sp. genomic DNA contains:
- a CDS encoding chloride channel protein — translation MIFFRKTRYTLPLKHSLKMHDGLLLILAGSITGICSGLAAVCLKLSLEHALEWLHPYRHYAWAFLLPGIGAFLSSVFLNKMLKEAPGHGVPEVIYAVSRYGGLLRFRSSFSRLVSSFLTIGSGGSAGPEAPVVMSGSAIGSNIAKFFSLNERQRITLVGCGTAGAIAGIFNAPITGLIFAAEVILGEWKMVNIIPIAVAAVAGAEVSQTLVSEPVLFNHMPFHYDMNDILACLGLALLSALVSTLFTKTMGLSGRLAGKNALPPWLKAFIGGCTVGLMALWSPIVLGEGYGYIQSMISDSFSLGIVLTSAALLAKIFATAATLGWGGSGGIFAPCLMLGSLTGVLFYQIIALLFSGAAFAPAGAYALLGMAGIVSGVMQAPLTGIFLILEITGGHEAILPLITVSALASTLSHYLEPASFYFKDLIHKGQFLRPGTDARILNDLNLNELIETSFKTVNQNMLFRDFIELIKPSSQERFPVLDEATGRFLGIIKISDVRLYALDPGVYDMIFVNQIMDADIPRASTVTDLREVMEMMDANAMDAIPIVDHGKFIGMVSKARILDLYRKELMVQTIHS, via the coding sequence ATGATTTTTTTTAGAAAAACAAGATATACCCTTCCTTTAAAGCATTCTCTCAAGATGCATGACGGCCTGCTGCTGATCCTGGCCGGATCAATTACCGGAATCTGCAGCGGTCTGGCCGCCGTCTGCCTGAAGTTGTCCCTTGAACATGCCCTTGAATGGCTGCATCCATACCGCCACTATGCATGGGCATTTCTGTTGCCCGGGATAGGAGCGTTTCTCTCTTCGGTCTTTCTTAATAAGATGCTTAAAGAGGCACCGGGCCATGGGGTGCCTGAAGTGATTTACGCCGTGTCCAGATATGGCGGCCTGCTCCGTTTCAGATCCAGTTTTTCACGCCTGGTTTCGAGTTTTCTGACCATTGGAAGCGGCGGATCCGCAGGGCCGGAAGCCCCGGTGGTCATGAGCGGATCGGCCATCGGTTCCAATATTGCCAAATTCTTTTCCTTAAATGAACGGCAGCGGATCACCCTGGTGGGGTGCGGCACGGCAGGGGCCATTGCCGGTATTTTCAATGCCCCCATTACCGGTCTGATATTTGCCGCAGAGGTGATCCTGGGTGAATGGAAAATGGTGAACATTATCCCCATTGCCGTGGCTGCCGTGGCCGGTGCCGAGGTCTCCCAGACGCTGGTCTCCGAGCCCGTGCTTTTCAATCATATGCCCTTCCATTACGATATGAACGATATTCTGGCCTGCCTTGGGCTGGCCCTTTTATCGGCGCTGGTGTCCACCCTGTTCACCAAAACCATGGGGCTCTCCGGCCGGCTTGCCGGGAAAAATGCCTTGCCTCCCTGGCTGAAGGCTTTTATCGGGGGCTGTACCGTGGGCCTGATGGCCCTGTGGTCCCCCATTGTCCTCGGGGAGGGATACGGCTATATCCAGTCCATGATTTCGGACTCCTTTTCCTTGGGAATTGTCCTGACATCGGCGGCGCTGCTGGCAAAAATATTTGCCACGGCGGCCACTTTGGGATGGGGGGGATCCGGTGGGATTTTCGCCCCCTGCCTGATGCTGGGCAGCCTGACCGGCGTCCTGTTTTACCAGATCATCGCCCTTTTATTCTCCGGTGCGGCGTTTGCCCCGGCCGGGGCCTATGCGCTATTGGGCATGGCGGGAATTGTCAGCGGCGTGATGCAGGCGCCTTTGACCGGTATCTTTCTCATCCTTGAAATCACCGGCGGCCATGAAGCCATTTTACCGCTGATCACGGTTTCAGCACTGGCGTCCACACTGAGCCATTACCTTGAACCGGCCTCCTTCTACTTCAAAGACCTGATTCATAAGGGACAGTTTCTCCGGCCGGGGACCGATGCAAGGATACTCAACGACCTTAACCTGAATGAGCTTATTGAGACCTCATTTAAAACCGTTAATCAGAATATGCTGTTCAGGGATTTTATAGAATTGATTAAACCCTCCAGCCAGGAGCGGTTCCCGGTTTTGGATGAGGCAACCGGGCGGTTTCTGGGGATCATTAAGATTTCCGATGTCCGCCTGTATGCACTGGATCCCGGTGTCTATGACATGATTTTTGTCAATCAGATCATGGACGCGGACATCCCGAGGGCATCCACGGTCACCGATCTGAGGGAGGTGATGGAAATGATGGATGCCAACGCCATGGATGCCATTCCCATAGTGGATCATGGCAAATTTATCGGCATGGTCTCAAAGGCCAGAATTTTAGACCTGTATCGCAAAGAACTGATGGTGCAGACCATACACAGTTAA
- a CDS encoding PTS sugar transporter subunit IIA gives MTLSITDLCSRFGVAPATVERWIRQGKIPSFSRGGSFRFREQDIDKWAARQNIRLNRPDGCSDTSSDNGTTLVQAFESGAVYHDIKGADKDAVLSGCVERMAPIPEDFKQDVLERIQQREAAMSTGIGSGVAIPHSREPLPYLRSSMIITCFPESPVPYDALDGKPVKILFFLLSTSLSHHLPLLSALSKCMKDGQFLEFIDSRPGSEALLEKIQSFGI, from the coding sequence ATGACCTTATCAATAACCGATCTTTGTTCCCGTTTCGGAGTTGCGCCGGCAACGGTGGAACGTTGGATCCGGCAGGGAAAAATTCCATCCTTTTCCAGGGGCGGAAGCTTCCGGTTCCGGGAACAGGATATAGATAAATGGGCGGCCAGGCAAAATATTCGGCTGAACCGTCCGGACGGTTGCAGTGACACCTCTTCGGATAACGGAACAACCCTTGTTCAGGCCTTTGAGAGCGGGGCCGTTTACCACGATATAAAGGGCGCTGACAAGGACGCTGTACTCAGTGGCTGCGTTGAACGGATGGCACCGATTCCAGAGGATTTCAAGCAGGACGTTCTGGAACGGATCCAACAAAGGGAGGCGGCCATGTCCACCGGCATCGGCAGCGGTGTTGCCATTCCCCATTCCAGGGAACCGCTCCCCTATCTGCGCAGTTCAATGATTATTACCTGTTTTCCCGAATCCCCGGTGCCCTATGATGCCCTTGACGGCAAGCCGGTGAAAATTTTGTTTTTTTTGCTTTCCACGTCCTTATCACACCATCTGCCGCTTCTTTCAGCCCTTTCAAAATGCATGAAAGACGGGCAATTCCTCGAGTTTATAGACTCCCGGCCCGGCTCTGAAGCACTTTTGGAAAAAATACAATCCTTTGGTATCTGA
- the trkA gene encoding Trk system potassium transporter TrkA, with translation MRVLIIGAGQVGYTIADRLASEHNQVTVIDKDACAIRRLYDNLDVHAVHASSTSPKALEDAGLKNTQLLLAVTDSDEINIMACMLADYLSPDTKKLARIRNVELDSFHHRFMESTPHIDTIINPETEVVRAIGQLMRIPGITDLGELVEGRVSYAGFRIHRASEMVGMQLSSLSARNGIPHPLIAAIIRDRRIIVPKGDAKFFPEDLVYMICEKKHLEKNLNLFGFESRTVASALIVGGGRIGKRLAKKLVQEGVETKIIESDRTRCEALSHSLNNVLILHGSGSDLRLLLEENIPRTDVVVPVTDDDEANILMSLLAKTIGAGDTITKIGNTGYLPLLPAIGIDKVVSPRLSAIGAILRDVRKGNIISDISILGEQGEFIEVIALDKSSITRRPVKQVNFPKGTLLLIVIRGDQVLIPTGDTIVTPGDRLVFFAVNQAVKKLERLLTIKEPMGN, from the coding sequence TTGAGGGTATTGATTATCGGAGCGGGGCAAGTCGGGTATACCATCGCCGACCGCCTGGCTTCGGAGCATAACCAGGTAACGGTCATTGACAAAGATGCGTGCGCCATCAGGCGTTTGTATGATAATCTTGATGTCCATGCCGTTCACGCCTCGTCAACCAGCCCCAAGGCGCTGGAAGACGCCGGGCTCAAAAACACACAGCTTCTTTTGGCCGTAACCGACAGCGATGAAATCAATATAATGGCCTGTATGCTGGCGGATTATCTGTCGCCGGATACCAAAAAGCTGGCCAGGATCAGAAATGTCGAACTGGATTCATTCCACCATCGGTTCATGGAGTCGACGCCCCATATTGATACCATCATCAATCCGGAGACAGAGGTGGTGCGGGCCATTGGGCAGTTGATGCGGATACCGGGCATCACAGACCTGGGTGAACTTGTTGAAGGACGGGTGAGCTATGCGGGTTTCCGGATTCACAGGGCATCTGAAATGGTGGGAATGCAATTGTCCAGCCTTTCGGCCCGGAATGGAATCCCCCATCCGCTGATTGCCGCCATCATCCGGGACCGCCGTATCATTGTCCCAAAAGGAGATGCAAAATTTTTTCCCGAGGACCTGGTTTATATGATCTGCGAAAAAAAACATCTGGAGAAAAACCTGAACCTCTTTGGTTTTGAATCAAGGACTGTGGCGAGTGCGCTCATTGTCGGCGGCGGCCGTATCGGGAAGCGCCTGGCCAAAAAACTTGTACAGGAGGGGGTGGAAACCAAAATCATAGAATCCGACCGGACCCGATGTGAAGCGCTTTCCCATTCCCTTAACAATGTCCTGATTCTCCATGGCAGCGGGTCTGACCTTCGCCTGCTCCTGGAAGAAAATATCCCCCGGACCGATGTCGTTGTTCCGGTTACCGATGACGATGAGGCCAATATTCTCATGTCTTTACTGGCCAAGACCATCGGCGCCGGCGACACCATCACCAAAATCGGAAACACGGGCTACCTCCCCCTGCTTCCAGCCATTGGTATCGATAAGGTGGTTAGCCCGAGGCTGTCAGCCATCGGCGCCATCCTTCGGGATGTCAGAAAGGGAAATATTATTTCCGATATTTCTATTCTGGGAGAACAGGGGGAATTTATAGAGGTCATCGCCTTGGATAAATCAAGTATCACACGGCGTCCGGTCAAACAGGTCAATTTCCCCAAAGGCACCTTGCTGCTCATTGTGATCAGGGGCGATCAGGTATTGATTCCCACCGGGGATACCATTGTGACCCCGGGAGACAGGTTGGTTTTCTTTGCCGTCAACCAGGCCGTAAAAAAACTAGAACGCCTTTTAACCATAAAAGAGCCCATGGGAAATTGA
- a CDS encoding response regulator, giving the protein MSEKVLIVDDEREFIDALAERMTARGMDVTKSLSAVEALDKVKSKSFDVVVLDLQMPEIDGLETLKLLKEQKPDIQVILLTGHATVQKGIEAMKLGAMDLLEKPADLTVLTEKIHKAQAKKMILVEKKTEKRIQEIMETRAW; this is encoded by the coding sequence ATGAGTGAAAAAGTATTGATCGTGGACGATGAACGGGAGTTTATAGACGCCCTTGCCGAACGAATGACAGCCAGGGGAATGGATGTCACTAAATCCTTATCCGCCGTTGAGGCGTTGGATAAGGTTAAAAGCAAGTCTTTTGATGTGGTGGTGCTGGATCTTCAAATGCCGGAAATTGACGGGTTGGAAACGTTAAAGCTTCTTAAGGAACAAAAACCTGATATCCAGGTCATCCTGCTCACCGGGCATGCCACCGTTCAAAAGGGGATTGAGGCCATGAAACTGGGGGCCATGGATCTTCTTGAAAAACCGGCCGACCTGACGGTTCTCACGGAAAAAATCCATAAAGCCCAGGCAAAGAAGATGATTCTGGTCGAGAAAAAAACCGAAAAACGGATTCAGGAGATCATGGAGACCAGGGCCTGGTAG
- a CDS encoding response regulator, which yields MRVLLVDDEKELVSTLAERLGFRGIKADWAATHTQAIALLGQHTYDIIVLDVQMPEMDGFELKEKMEEISPDMDFIFITGHGSEECYHMGCSQTGEAYYLIKPVEIDSLVEKLNTLWEKKHK from the coding sequence ATGAGGGTACTTTTAGTCGATGATGAAAAAGAATTGGTCTCCACTTTGGCGGAACGGCTGGGGTTCAGGGGGATCAAGGCCGATTGGGCGGCCACCCATACACAAGCCATTGCATTGCTTGGACAGCATACCTATGACATCATCGTGCTGGATGTACAGATGCCTGAGATGGACGGCTTCGAGTTGAAAGAAAAAATGGAGGAAATATCCCCGGATATGGATTTTATTTTTATTACCGGCCATGGATCGGAGGAATGCTACCACATGGGATGCTCCCAGACTGGGGAGGCCTATTACCTGATCAAGCCAGTGGAGATTGACAGTCTTGTGGAAAAACTGAATACCCTTTGGGAGAAGAAACATAAGTAA
- a CDS encoding two-component sensor histidine kinase — protein MIAQYKDKRPGEATTIVLPDRTRDLLNYKRLWLISFILTALFALVPVVFFAVMDYKLTQKSLEKDGEARTARLASNTWRTVSFFLDERKNALTYVARSNVPERLSNPADLESILSGLQTSFGKFTDIGIINASGTQVAYAGPYDLTGKNYQKQDWFKETMDKGVSVSQVFLGYRNVPHISIAIRHESEKKDVFVFRATIEHELSQVFSHHETTHGGDIFLVNSQGILQTPSRYFGKTLAPLGISLPPRGEATQSFTFTFSGAALIAAYRYIPDTPFVLMVVKSQKALMAPWHGAKAQLLKYLGFSIAFILIWIWAVTGYLIRRLRVLDLKRAQYCHLAEYANKMASIGRLAAGVAHEINNPLAIINEKAGLIKDMATFKPEYQNDEHLNGALDVILASVMRCSKITRQLLSFGRRTKAKAVPLAPCKVLDEVLVFLAKEAELKRIQIDKDIPENLPLVVCDHGKLQQVMLNIINNAFSAMSGEGRLTITAHNDSDNFLSMAFADTGCGISQENMDNIFDPFFSTKTDEGGTGLGLSITYGLVQEMGGRITVKSRSSHGTTFTVYLPTIKGGEITP, from the coding sequence ATGATTGCCCAATACAAGGATAAAAGACCGGGGGAGGCGACCACGATTGTGTTGCCGGACCGGACAAGAGACTTGCTTAACTATAAACGGTTATGGTTGATTTCGTTTATACTGACCGCCCTGTTCGCCCTTGTTCCCGTTGTTTTTTTCGCTGTGATGGATTATAAGCTGACCCAGAAATCCCTTGAAAAGGATGGCGAAGCAAGAACGGCCCGGCTTGCATCCAACACATGGCGGACGGTATCCTTTTTTCTGGATGAACGGAAGAACGCCTTGACTTACGTGGCCCGTTCCAATGTGCCGGAGCGGCTGAGCAATCCCGCAGATCTTGAATCGATCTTATCCGGGCTTCAAACCAGTTTCGGCAAGTTTACCGATATCGGCATCATCAATGCATCAGGCACACAGGTGGCCTATGCCGGCCCCTACGACCTGACCGGGAAAAATTATCAGAAACAGGACTGGTTTAAGGAGACCATGGACAAGGGGGTGTCTGTCAGCCAGGTGTTTCTGGGATACCGTAACGTGCCGCATATTTCAATTGCCATCCGGCATGAAAGTGAAAAAAAAGACGTTTTTGTCTTCCGGGCAACCATTGAACATGAGTTGTCCCAGGTGTTTTCCCACCATGAAACCACCCACGGGGGAGATATATTTCTGGTGAACAGCCAGGGCATTCTCCAGACGCCGTCCAGGTACTTTGGAAAGACCTTGGCCCCCCTGGGAATTTCTCTGCCGCCAAGGGGGGAGGCGACCCAGAGTTTTACCTTTACCTTTAGCGGGGCCGCATTGATCGCCGCCTACCGGTATATCCCGGATACCCCCTTTGTCCTGATGGTTGTCAAGTCCCAGAAAGCCCTGATGGCGCCTTGGCATGGCGCTAAGGCCCAGCTGCTCAAATACCTGGGGTTCAGCATCGCCTTTATCCTGATCTGGATCTGGGCGGTAACCGGTTATCTGATCCGGCGGCTGAGGGTACTGGACCTGAAACGGGCCCAATACTGCCACCTTGCCGAATATGCCAACAAGATGGCCTCCATTGGCCGTCTGGCCGCCGGGGTGGCCCATGAAATAAACAATCCCCTGGCCATCATAAATGAAAAGGCCGGCCTGATCAAAGACATGGCGACATTCAAACCGGAATATCAAAATGACGAGCACCTGAACGGGGCATTGGATGTTATTCTGGCGTCGGTAATGAGATGCAGCAAGATCACCCGGCAACTGCTCAGCTTCGGGCGGCGGACCAAAGCCAAGGCGGTTCCCCTGGCCCCGTGCAAAGTGCTGGATGAAGTGCTGGTATTTCTGGCCAAGGAGGCTGAACTCAAAAGAATACAAATAGATAAGGATATTCCGGAAAATCTTCCCCTTGTTGTCTGCGACCACGGAAAGCTCCAGCAGGTCATGCTCAATATCATCAACAATGCCTTTTCCGCCATGTCCGGTGAAGGCCGCCTTACCATCACTGCCCATAACGATTCGGACAATTTCCTTTCAATGGCTTTTGCCGATACCGGCTGCGGGATATCCCAGGAGAATATGGACAATATCTTTGACCCCTTTTTTTCCACAAAAACAGATGAAGGCGGTACCGGGCTGGGACTGTCCATCACCTACGGGCTGGTTCAGGAAATGGGCGGCCGTATTACAGTCAAAAGCAGAAGTAGCCATGGGACAACGTTTACGGTATATCTGCCGACAATTAAGGGGGGAGAAATTACGCCATGA
- a CDS encoding response regulator — translation MAIMTFFSGSFCGKTDIINAVMQHSNYRLISDKELAVEAGRLSGMPGEKVAKVFSGRPSIFNRFTHEHERSIAYLRLAVAQAVLEDNCIVDGFSGMLIPPSVTHVLKNCIIADKKYRIEQAVSRHSLSEKQADSQLRKDDEAACLWCDTLFKIQDPWSPSLYDIIIPTDKMDVEQASTLILGNLKTEVLQPTNVSHRAAEDFILAAQVGVALSREGHVVDVNVRDGLVTLTINTNVLLLGRLEDELKHIAGAVDGVTSVETRIGKGFYQADIYRKFDFQVPSKVLLVDDEREFVQSLSERLQMRDMGAAVAYDGESALTLVEEEEPEVMILDLKMPGIDGIEVLKKVKATRPEIEVVILTGHGSDEDRELCMKLGAFAYLQKPVDIEELSRILTSANEKIRNREGSSPK, via the coding sequence ATGGCCATCATGACATTTTTTAGCGGATCATTCTGCGGCAAGACCGATATCATCAACGCGGTGATGCAACACAGCAATTACCGCCTGATATCAGACAAGGAACTGGCTGTCGAAGCCGGGCGGCTGTCCGGAATGCCAGGGGAGAAAGTCGCCAAGGTCTTTTCAGGCAGGCCTTCTATATTTAACCGGTTTACCCATGAACACGAGCGGTCAATTGCCTATCTGCGGCTGGCCGTCGCCCAGGCTGTTCTTGAGGACAATTGCATCGTTGACGGTTTTTCCGGCATGCTGATCCCCCCCTCTGTCACCCATGTACTTAAAAATTGTATTATTGCGGATAAAAAATACAGGATAGAACAGGCGGTTTCACGGCATTCCTTATCGGAAAAACAGGCGGATTCACAACTCCGGAAAGATGACGAAGCGGCCTGTCTCTGGTGCGACACCCTGTTTAAAATCCAGGATCCCTGGAGCCCGTCCCTTTATGATATCATCATTCCCACGGATAAAATGGACGTAGAACAGGCATCAACCCTTATCCTGGGCAATCTGAAAACCGAAGTCCTTCAGCCGACCAATGTCTCCCACAGGGCCGCCGAAGACTTTATCCTGGCCGCCCAGGTCGGCGTGGCGCTTTCCAGAGAGGGGCATGTGGTGGATGTCAATGTGAGGGACGGCCTGGTGACCTTGACCATTAACACCAATGTCCTGCTGCTGGGCCGGCTGGAAGATGAATTGAAGCATATCGCCGGGGCAGTGGACGGGGTGACTTCCGTGGAAACACGCATTGGAAAAGGGTTTTACCAGGCTGATATTTACCGGAAATTCGATTTCCAGGTGCCCTCAAAAGTCCTGCTGGTGGATGATGAACGGGAATTTGTACAGAGCCTGTCCGAACGCCTCCAGATGAGGGATATGGGGGCTGCGGTGGCCTATGACGGCGAATCCGCCCTTACCCTTGTGGAAGAGGAAGAGCCCGAGGTGATGATCCTGGATTTGAAAATGCCGGGAATCGACGGTATTGAAGTCCTCAAGAAAGTAAAAGCCACCCGCCCGGAAATTGAGGTGGTGATACTGACCGGCCACGGTTCCGACGAAGACCGGGAGCTTTGCATGAAACTGGGCGCCTTCGCCTATTTGCAGAAGCCGGTGGATATTGAGGAGTTGAGCCGCATTCTTACATCGGCCAATGAAAAAATAAGGAACAGGGAAGGGAGTTCCCCTAAATAA
- a CDS encoding SulP family inorganic anion transporter yields the protein MLTKILPFLDWFKDYSPAKFRIDFVAGLTVALVLIPQSMAYAQLAGLPAYYGLYAAFLPPMLASLFGSSRQLATGPVAVVSLMTAASLEPLATAGSDAFIAYAVMLALTVGVFQLALGVFRLGLIVNFLSHPVVNGFTNAAAIIIASSQLSKMFGVYVDKAPHHYQTIIRVMESAFQYTHWPTLAIGTLSIVIMVVLKRINPKIPYVLVAVLITTLISWATGFEHNHRVELSHVQDPNVRGQVSEFNSALDTIEKVSLERTKVTSALDAVDEHDTEKQLALAYEIDRLTASINKMKHQAGTIRTDLRGIKFSALKDPQGGTAFAPQSQSTSLKALDTRVYRLKVGNKPLRTDALLMTGGGAVVGVIPRGLPSLGVPKITLGTFFQLLPFAVIISLLGFMEAIAIAKAMAAKTGQRLDPNQELIGQGLSNIIGAIGKSYPVSGSFSRSAVNLQAGAISGLSSVITSLVVIITLLFFTPLLYHLPQAVLASVIMMAVIGLVNVSGFIHAWKAQWYDGLISVITFVATLLLAPHLEEGIYIGVSLSIGVFLFKCMRPKVSSLSRAEDEGFKDSTVHALASCAHIELIRFEGPLFFANASYLEDEINKRIGRDSELRHFIIAANGINDMDASGQEMLGLVIQRLRSAGYGVSLSGVNDAVHRVLERTHLLEEIGNRNIYPTMEKAVADIHERTHKDSPEKTCPLMTAQLDSESMN from the coding sequence ATGCTGACAAAAATATTGCCTTTCCTGGACTGGTTTAAGGATTACTCGCCAGCAAAGTTTCGAATTGATTTTGTTGCAGGGCTAACGGTTGCGCTGGTGCTTATCCCCCAATCCATGGCCTATGCCCAGTTGGCGGGGCTACCCGCCTATTACGGCCTTTATGCTGCCTTTCTGCCCCCCATGCTGGCATCCCTGTTCGGGTCCAGCCGGCAACTGGCCACCGGGCCGGTGGCCGTGGTCTCCCTGATGACGGCAGCCTCCCTTGAACCGCTGGCCACGGCAGGCAGTGACGCATTTATCGCCTATGCCGTAATGCTTGCCCTTACTGTGGGCGTATTCCAGCTGGCGCTGGGGGTGTTCCGTCTGGGGCTCATCGTTAATTTCCTCTCCCATCCGGTGGTCAACGGGTTTACCAATGCCGCCGCCATCATTATAGCCTCTTCCCAGCTTTCCAAAATGTTCGGCGTTTACGTTGACAAGGCGCCCCACCATTACCAGACAATTATCCGTGTGATGGAATCCGCCTTTCAATATACCCATTGGCCAACCCTCGCCATCGGGACACTTTCCATCGTGATCATGGTGGTTCTCAAGCGGATTAATCCCAAAATTCCATATGTGCTGGTTGCCGTCTTGATCACGACCCTGATTTCATGGGCGACAGGGTTCGAGCACAATCATAGGGTTGAGCTCTCACATGTCCAGGATCCGAATGTCCGTGGTCAGGTATCCGAATTCAACAGCGCCCTTGACACCATCGAAAAAGTCTCCCTGGAACGGACGAAGGTCACCTCAGCCCTGGACGCGGTAGACGAACACGATACGGAAAAACAGCTGGCGCTGGCCTATGAAATTGACCGCCTGACAGCATCAATTAATAAGATGAAACACCAGGCCGGCACCATCAGGACCGATTTGCGGGGCATCAAATTCTCGGCGCTGAAGGATCCCCAGGGCGGGACCGCATTTGCGCCCCAGTCCCAGAGCACCTCACTCAAGGCATTGGATACCCGTGTCTACCGCCTGAAAGTGGGGAATAAACCACTGCGCACAGACGCCCTTTTAATGACAGGGGGCGGTGCCGTGGTCGGTGTCATCCCCAGGGGGCTTCCCAGTTTGGGGGTGCCGAAAATTACCCTCGGCACCTTTTTCCAGCTCTTGCCCTTTGCGGTGATTATTTCATTGCTCGGCTTCATGGAGGCCATCGCCATTGCCAAGGCCATGGCCGCCAAAACCGGCCAGCGGCTGGATCCCAACCAGGAACTGATCGGACAGGGGCTGTCCAATATTATCGGGGCCATCGGAAAGAGCTATCCGGTTTCCGGCTCCTTCTCCAGAAGTGCCGTAAACCTTCAGGCCGGTGCCATTTCCGGGCTCTCCAGTGTGATCACCAGTCTGGTGGTCATCATCACCCTGCTGTTTTTCACCCCTCTGCTGTATCATCTGCCCCAGGCCGTTCTGGCTTCTGTCATCATGATGGCCGTTATCGGGCTGGTCAATGTGTCAGGATTTATCCATGCCTGGAAGGCGCAATGGTACGATGGATTGATATCCGTGATTACCTTTGTGGCCACCCTGCTTTTAGCCCCCCATCTTGAAGAGGGGATTTATATCGGTGTCTCTCTTTCCATCGGTGTATTTCTCTTTAAATGCATGCGGCCCAAGGTCAGTTCCCTGTCCAGGGCTGAGGATGAAGGATTCAAGGATTCAACGGTCCATGCGCTGGCCAGTTGTGCCCATATTGAATTGATCCGGTTTGAAGGCCCGCTTTTCTTTGCCAATGCCAGTTACCTTGAAGATGAAATCAACAAGCGGATCGGCAGGGATTCAGAGCTGCGCCACTTTATTATCGCCGCAAACGGCATTAACGACATGGACGCTTCGGGCCAGGAAATGCTGGGACTGGTGATCCAGCGGTTAAGAAGCGCCGGATACGGAGTGTCCTTGAGCGGGGTGAATGATGCCGTGCACCGGGTGCTTGAAAGGACTCACCTCCTTGAGGAGATCGGTAACCGTAATATTTACCCCACCATGGAAAAAGCGGTCGCGGACATCCATGAGCGGACCCACAAGGATTCGCCGGAGAAGACCTGTCCCTTGATGACCGCTCAGCTTGACTCGGAATCAATGAATTAA